Proteins found in one Etheostoma spectabile isolate EspeVRDwgs_2016 chromosome 14, UIUC_Espe_1.0, whole genome shotgun sequence genomic segment:
- the atat1 gene encoding alpha-tubulin N-acetyltransferase 1 isoform X2: MEFSFDINQLFPERVSILDQTLVAGPNSVLRPDLQAHIATVIDELGRASAKAQQLPAAITSASKLQSQKHQLYLLKDGESNGGRGVVVGFLKVGYKKLFLLDRQGEHVEAEPLCVLDFYIAQSMQRHGYGLELFDFMLQHKKLEPVLMAYDRPSPKFLSFLAKHYCLTPSVPQANNFVVYEGFFLNRSAAQLRKVPLKKPDGEIKPYSLMAREVVRQEERARPWPFAPPHSPQRSVSSQCSHSLSVESSPSRMPPRAAPASSPGGNRNQSPQSPLIERCRIRRTSSLNRSHLGFH; the protein is encoded by the exons ATGGAGTTTTCTTTTGATATTAACCAGTTATTCCCTGAGAGAGTCTCCATCTTGGACCAGACCCTTGTTGCAGGTCCTAATTCAGTACTAAG GCCAGATCTTCAAGCCCACATAGCAACAGTTATTGATGAACTTGGGAGAGCCTCAGCAAAG GCCCAACAGCTGCCAGCAGCTATAACAAGTGCCTCTAAGCTGCAATCCCAGAAGCATCAGCTCTACCTGCTGAAGGACGGAGAGAGCAATGG AGGACGTGGTGTGGTGGTGGGATTTCTCAAGGTTGGCTACAAGAAGTTATTTCTCCTT GACCGACAGGGTGAGCACGTAGAGGCAGAGCCCCTGTGTGTTTTGGATTTCTACATAGCACAGAGCATGCAGCGACATGGCTATGGGCTGGAGCTCTTTGATTTCATGTTGCAG CACAAGAAATTAGAGCCGGTTCTGATGGCATATGACAGGCCCTCGCCTAAATTCCTGTCTTTCTTGGCCAAGCATTATTGCCTGACACCAAGTGTTCCTCAG GCCAATAACTTTGTGGTGTATGAGGGCTTCTTCCTCAACAGATCAG CGGCTCAGTTGAGAAAGGTTCCCCTAAAAAAGCCAGATGGAGAGATCAAACCCTACTCTTTAATGGCGAGGGAAG TGGTACGTCAGGAAGAGCGGGCTCGTCCCTGGCCGTTTGCTCCTCCTCACTCCCCCCAGCGGTCGGTATCCTCCCAGTGCTCCCACTCCCTCAGCGTGGAATCCTCCCCCAGCAGAATGCCTCCACGAGCCGCTCCAGCTTCCTCCCCTGGGGGCAACAGGAACCAGAGCCCACAGTCCCCTCTAATCGAGCGTTGCAGAATAAGACGCACCAG TTCCCTTAATAGATCTCATCTGGGCTTCCATTGA
- the atat1 gene encoding alpha-tubulin N-acetyltransferase 1 isoform X1, with product MEFSFDINQLFPERVSILDQTLVAGPNSVLRPDLQAHIATVIDELGRASAKAQQLPAAITSASKLQSQKHQLYLLKDGESNGGRGVVVGFLKVGYKKLFLLDRQGEHVEAEPLCVLDFYIAQSMQRHGYGLELFDFMLQHKKLEPVLMAYDRPSPKFLSFLAKHYCLTPSVPQANNFVVYEGFFLNRSGSPSSPLTDQGMYGFFGSVEKGSPKKARWRDQTLLFNGEGSGTSGRAGSSLAVCSSSLPPAVGILPVLPLPQRGILPQQNASTSRSSFLPWGQQEPEPTVPSNRALQNKTHQFP from the exons ATGGAGTTTTCTTTTGATATTAACCAGTTATTCCCTGAGAGAGTCTCCATCTTGGACCAGACCCTTGTTGCAGGTCCTAATTCAGTACTAAG GCCAGATCTTCAAGCCCACATAGCAACAGTTATTGATGAACTTGGGAGAGCCTCAGCAAAG GCCCAACAGCTGCCAGCAGCTATAACAAGTGCCTCTAAGCTGCAATCCCAGAAGCATCAGCTCTACCTGCTGAAGGACGGAGAGAGCAATGG AGGACGTGGTGTGGTGGTGGGATTTCTCAAGGTTGGCTACAAGAAGTTATTTCTCCTT GACCGACAGGGTGAGCACGTAGAGGCAGAGCCCCTGTGTGTTTTGGATTTCTACATAGCACAGAGCATGCAGCGACATGGCTATGGGCTGGAGCTCTTTGATTTCATGTTGCAG CACAAGAAATTAGAGCCGGTTCTGATGGCATATGACAGGCCCTCGCCTAAATTCCTGTCTTTCTTGGCCAAGCATTATTGCCTGACACCAAGTGTTCCTCAG GCCAATAACTTTGTGGTGTATGAGGGCTTCTTCCTCAACAGATCAG gctctccctcctctcctctgacGGATCAGGGGATGTACGGCTTTTT CGGCTCAGTTGAGAAAGGTTCCCCTAAAAAAGCCAGATGGAGAGATCAAACCCTACTCTTTAATGGCGAGGGAAG TGGTACGTCAGGAAGAGCGGGCTCGTCCCTGGCCGTTTGCTCCTCCTCACTCCCCCCAGCGGTCGGTATCCTCCCAGTGCTCCCACTCCCTCAGCGTGGAATCCTCCCCCAGCAGAATGCCTCCACGAGCCGCTCCAGCTTCCTCCCCTGGGGGCAACAGGAACCAGAGCCCACAGTCCCCTCTAATCGAGCGTTGCAGAATAAGACGCACCAG TTCCCTTAA